CAAAATATCGATGGCGCCATGGAAGATTATAATACTGCACTTAAGCTTAGCCCAGATTATGCAAGAGCGTATTATCTACGAGGTCTGCTAAAGGCTGGACAAGAAGATATTGATGGAGCAATAAGCGATCTTGATGCGGCCATAAGTTTCGCGCCAAATAGCGCACTTGCTTACTGCGATAGAGCAGTTGCCCTCGAGAGAAAAGGCAACTATCAGGAAGCGTTGGCTGATTTTGACCAAGCAATTGCTATTGACCCTGCGAATGCCAGAACCTATCGTAATCGAGGAATTGCCCGCGAAAAGGCTGGTAATTGGAAAGGAGCCATCGAAGATTACACGAAAGCAATCTCGCTGAATCAAGAATTCGCAACTGCTTACTTTGATAGAGGAGTGGCTAATTATCGTAATGGCGAAAAGGAGAAGGGCTGTGAAGACGTGAAGAAGGCGGCCGCTTTTGGATACGAGCAGGCTGTTTTTACGCTTGATGAATTGTGCAAATGATTCTAGGTTCAAAACCTAGTTGATGCATTTTCCATTAGGATCCCAGTCAATTTCAAATTGTCAGATTGGACATAGTTTCTGACGTTATCAAATCTTTACATTTATCGCATCAATCAACCCCTATAACATGAGAAAGAACATTACCCTAATCACCTTTATATTCCTGGGTTTTACTGCGTTCGCGCAAAATCTCGTGGTTAATCCAAGCTTTGAACAAACTTCCAGCAACTGTGGCAATTTTGGCGGAGAAGGATTCTTCACTGATCTTTCTGGTAGTTGGAGCAATGCCAGTTCCAATGCTCCTGGTGATAGTTGCTCTTCGCCTGATCTTTTCTCATCATGTAATACCATTTTCGGCAGTCCTGGACCAACTCACATGCCTAACTCAACGTTGGGTTATCAGTACTCGCATACAGGTACACGTCATGCTGGAATCATCACACATGAATCGCTGGATGAATACCGCGAATACATTCAAGGTCATACATCTGCTCCATTGCAAGCAGGCGTGAGTTATTGTGTGAGTATGTATGTCAGTTTAGGGAATTCTGTGGTTTATGCCACAGACAACATGGGCGTTTACTTTACCAATACACCTTATCTGCGCGACCCTTGTCCTGGTCAGACAAGTTCATTGAT
This window of the Flavobacteriales bacterium genome carries:
- a CDS encoding tetratricopeptide repeat protein, translating into MRLSKQFVSLSVAFLSFLAVSAQDANTYHQRGASKMSVGDNVGALADFETAISMDPKFKDAYVDRAVVKQQMNDTEGAMADLDKAISLDSTLGIAFCNRGVIHEKQGHHQAALTDLDRALKLDPSDATAALNRGLVKSRIQNIDGAMEDYNTALKLSPDYARAYYLRGLLKAGQEDIDGAISDLDAAISFAPNSALAYCDRAVALERKGNYQEALADFDQAIAIDPANARTYRNRGIAREKAGNWKGAIEDYTKAISLNQEFATAYFDRGVANYRNGEKEKGCEDVKKAAAFGYEQAVFTLDELCK